A genomic window from Archaeoglobus profundus DSM 5631 includes:
- the hxlB gene encoding 6-phospho-3-hexuloisomerase produces MTSRCGSEYKSKFSSILAQGGSQVVGETLIRFLDKVCEHVQNIKSNLDFKKIEEFISALENARCIFVMGAGRSGFVAKAFAMRLMHLGYNVYVVGETVTPRIKPEDLLIAISGSGETLSVVNISRRAKEDIGSKLVAITQRPESTLAKMSDIVIVLKGKDKYERNHELSKLAPLGTLFELTALIFLDGLVAEIMNLKQLTEEDLAERHAVLE; encoded by the coding sequence ATGACTTCGAGATGTGGAAGCGAATATAAATCGAAATTCTCAAGTATCTTGGCACAGGGGGGATCGCAGGTGGTGGGTGAGACCTTGATAAGATTCTTGGATAAAGTGTGTGAGCACGTGCAGAATATCAAGAGTAACTTGGATTTTAAGAAAATAGAGGAGTTTATATCCGCTTTGGAAAATGCGAGATGCATATTCGTTATGGGCGCCGGTAGAAGTGGCTTTGTTGCAAAGGCTTTCGCAATGAGGCTGATGCATTTAGGTTACAACGTCTATGTCGTTGGTGAGACTGTAACTCCGAGGATTAAGCCAGAAGACCTACTAATTGCAATATCTGGATCGGGTGAAACGCTCTCTGTTGTGAACATAAGTAGAAGGGCGAAGGAGGATATAGGTTCAAAGCTTGTAGCAATAACTCAGAGACCTGAATCGACTTTGGCAAAGATGAGCGACATAGTAATAGTTCTCAAGGGTAAGGACAAATACGAAAGAAATCACGAATTATCAAAGCTCGCCCCATTAGGTACTCTATTTGAACTTACAGCTCTGATATTTCTGGATGGACTCGTTGCAGAGATAATGAATTTGAAGCAGTTGACCGAAGAGGACTTGGCTGAGAGACACGCTGTTTTAGAGTAG
- the serA gene encoding phosphoglycerate dehydrogenase, with protein sequence MKVLVADPIAEEAIDFMKKNGLEVDVKTDISHEELLEVIQDYDALIVRSRTRVTRDVIDRAKKLKIIGRAGVGVDNIDVDYATEKGIVVVNAPGGNSVSAAEHTIGLILSIARKIPQADRSVKEGKWERKKFVGIELRGKTLGIVGLGRIGYEVAKRMRCFEMNILAYDPYVSEERAKSVGAKLVSLEELLRNSDIITIHVPKTKETEKMISYKEFEIMKDGVYIINAARGGIVDEKALYDALVSGKVAGAALDVYEKEPPDKDNPLLKLENVVTTPHIGASTREAQMMVGMTVAEDIVNFFKGLPVKNAVNLPSIAPEDYNFLMPFVELAEKIGKIACARLNGVFNKVKITFRGEIAKRNTEIVTRALLKGLLSQILSGVNIVSAPIVAKERGIVVEQSKIEESHVYPSTIEVTVSNGKEIYIEGTCVGEECRILRIDKYKVDFVPKGHYVISLHEDKPGVIGRVGTLMGKYNINIAGMIVGRYGDKPGGIQLMLLLLDDPPTEEILKKMVELEGIIDATYVYL encoded by the coding sequence ATGAAAGTACTCGTAGCTGATCCGATTGCAGAAGAGGCTATAGACTTCATGAAAAAGAATGGATTGGAAGTAGATGTCAAAACTGACATCTCACATGAGGAACTGCTTGAAGTTATACAGGATTATGACGCGCTGATAGTAAGGAGCAGAACGAGGGTTACGAGAGATGTAATTGATAGAGCAAAGAAGTTGAAAATAATAGGAAGAGCTGGTGTTGGTGTAGACAACATAGACGTCGATTACGCAACTGAGAAAGGTATAGTTGTAGTTAACGCCCCGGGAGGGAACAGCGTTTCCGCAGCTGAGCACACTATAGGTTTAATCTTATCAATCGCCAGAAAGATCCCTCAAGCGGATAGGAGCGTTAAGGAGGGTAAATGGGAGAGGAAAAAGTTTGTAGGTATTGAGCTTAGGGGTAAGACTCTGGGAATAGTCGGTTTAGGTAGGATAGGTTACGAAGTTGCTAAAAGGATGAGATGTTTTGAGATGAACATACTGGCTTATGACCCATACGTTAGTGAGGAGAGAGCTAAAAGCGTTGGAGCTAAGCTTGTGAGCTTGGAGGAATTGTTAAGAAATTCCGATATAATAACAATACACGTTCCGAAGACTAAAGAGACTGAAAAAATGATCTCTTACAAGGAATTCGAAATTATGAAAGATGGAGTTTACATAATCAACGCTGCAAGGGGTGGAATTGTAGATGAAAAAGCTCTTTACGATGCTTTGGTTAGCGGAAAGGTCGCTGGAGCAGCTTTAGACGTTTACGAGAAGGAACCCCCAGATAAGGATAATCCGCTTTTGAAGCTCGAAAATGTTGTTACTACGCCTCACATAGGTGCTTCAACGAGAGAAGCCCAAATGATGGTTGGAATGACCGTAGCAGAAGATATTGTCAACTTCTTCAAGGGATTACCTGTCAAAAACGCCGTAAACCTCCCAAGTATAGCTCCAGAGGATTATAACTTCCTCATGCCTTTCGTTGAGCTAGCTGAGAAGATTGGTAAGATTGCATGTGCTAGGTTGAACGGAGTCTTTAATAAGGTAAAGATTACCTTCAGAGGTGAAATTGCGAAGAGGAACACCGAGATTGTTACGAGAGCACTACTCAAGGGTCTGCTCAGCCAAATACTATCCGGAGTAAATATAGTCTCTGCGCCGATAGTTGCCAAAGAGAGGGGAATAGTTGTCGAGCAGAGCAAGATTGAGGAATCACACGTATACCCAAGCACGATAGAGGTTACCGTTAGCAACGGTAAGGAGATTTACATCGAGGGTACATGCGTTGGAGAGGAGTGCAGAATTTTAAGGATAGACAAGTACAAGGTAGATTTTGTTCCGAAAGGACATTATGTAATATCCCTGCACGAGGACAAGCCGGGAGTGATAGGTAGGGTGGGGACACTGATGGGTAAATACAACATAAACATAGCTGGAATGATCGTTGGGAGATACGGTGATAAACCAGGCGGAATCCAGCTGATGCTACTGCTTCTGGATGATCCTCCAACTGAAGAAATTCTTAAAAAGATGGTCGAACTTGAAGGTATAATAGACGCGACTTATGTATACTTGTGA
- the glyA gene encoding serine hydroxymethyltransferase: MLEKLMEITKNHHELFKYSIPLIASENVTSYAVRRFYLSDFGHRYAEGWIGKRFYQGCKYMDELEAFAVELTKKLFGCEHANVQPISGVTANLAAFFALTNPGDTIISVSVPDGGHISHDRFSAAGVRGLKVEHYPFDVDNMNIDVDATKRKVEKMDEKPKVFVLGASLFLFPHPVKELVEVAHEVGARVMYDGSHVLGLIAGKEFQDPIKEGADVVTASTHKTFPGPQRAVIMCKKELAKKIDHGVFPGVVSNHHIHSLAGYAMACIEMLEFGRDYARQIVRNAKALAEELYNLGYNVLCPHLEFTKSHQVAVDVSDFGGGDYVAKKLESCGIILNKNLLPWDDVKNADNPSGIRIGVQEVTRLGMKEDEMREIARFIDMALKDKKPIKDIKNEIKEFKSNFLTVKYTFEECPAYEFPKVV; this comes from the coding sequence ATGCTTGAGAAACTCATGGAAATTACCAAAAACCATCACGAGCTTTTCAAGTACTCCATTCCATTAATAGCCAGCGAGAATGTGACAAGTTATGCCGTGAGGAGATTTTACCTCAGCGATTTTGGGCACAGGTATGCGGAGGGTTGGATCGGAAAGAGGTTTTATCAGGGTTGTAAGTACATGGACGAGCTTGAGGCTTTTGCTGTTGAGCTAACCAAGAAACTTTTTGGTTGTGAGCATGCAAACGTTCAACCCATTTCTGGAGTAACGGCCAATCTAGCAGCATTTTTCGCTCTGACTAATCCCGGTGACACAATAATATCCGTCTCAGTTCCAGATGGAGGGCACATATCACACGACAGGTTTTCAGCTGCTGGAGTTAGAGGTTTGAAGGTTGAGCACTATCCATTCGATGTCGATAACATGAATATAGATGTCGATGCTACGAAGAGGAAGGTTGAAAAGATGGACGAAAAACCAAAGGTTTTCGTTTTAGGAGCGAGTCTGTTCCTTTTCCCACATCCTGTGAAGGAATTGGTTGAGGTAGCGCATGAGGTGGGAGCGAGGGTAATGTACGATGGCAGTCACGTTTTGGGGTTGATAGCTGGGAAGGAGTTTCAGGATCCTATTAAGGAGGGAGCTGACGTCGTAACAGCTTCAACTCACAAAACATTCCCCGGTCCCCAAAGAGCCGTAATCATGTGTAAAAAAGAGCTTGCAAAGAAGATTGATCATGGCGTTTTTCCCGGTGTAGTCAGCAATCACCACATACACAGTTTAGCTGGATATGCAATGGCTTGCATAGAGATGCTGGAATTTGGAAGGGACTACGCAAGGCAGATTGTCAGAAACGCTAAAGCTCTCGCTGAGGAACTTTACAACCTAGGTTACAACGTCCTTTGCCCTCACTTGGAATTCACCAAGTCTCATCAGGTAGCTGTCGATGTTTCAGATTTTGGAGGAGGAGATTACGTAGCGAAGAAGCTTGAATCGTGCGGCATAATACTCAACAAGAACCTTCTACCTTGGGATGACGTAAAAAATGCTGATAATCCATCTGGGATAAGGATAGGAGTACAGGAAGTAACGAGGTTGGGGATGAAGGAGGATGAGATGAGGGAGATTGCAAGGTTCATAGACATGGCTCTGAAGGATAAAAAACCTATCAAAGATATCAAAAACGAAATCAAAGAGTTCAAATCCAACTTCTTAACAGTCAAGTATACTTTCGAGGAGTGTCCAGCTTATGAATTTCCGAAGGTGGTGTAA
- a CDS encoding DUF126 domain-containing protein, with product MRIRGRVISKGYAEGEVIVSRRKFSFLGDVDVESGVVVAEDSDISGERIANKIFIFPHGRGSTVGTYVLLRMKKKGTAPKAIINIETEPIIAVGAIIAEIPLMDKLEINPLEVFESGDFAVVNAYEGYVEKRD from the coding sequence GTGAGAATTAGAGGAAGGGTAATATCCAAGGGCTATGCGGAAGGAGAGGTTATTGTCAGTAGAAGGAAGTTCTCATTCTTAGGGGATGTGGACGTTGAGAGTGGCGTTGTTGTTGCCGAGGATAGTGATATAAGTGGAGAAAGGATAGCAAACAAGATCTTCATCTTTCCGCACGGTAGAGGATCTACAGTTGGAACTTACGTCCTTCTTAGGATGAAAAAGAAGGGAACTGCACCTAAGGCGATAATAAACATTGAGACCGAACCTATAATTGCAGTTGGAGCAATAATAGCTGAAATTCCGCTTATGGATAAGCTGGAGATAAATCCTCTTGAAGTATTTGAAAGTGGAGACTTTGCGGTTGTGAATGCGTATGAAGGATACGTTGAGAAGAGAGATTGA
- a CDS encoding ABC transporter ATP-binding protein: MIELIDVYKVYKVGLHEVTALRGINLKIEDGEFVIVMGPSGSGKSTLLYLMGCLDKPTRGEVLIDGLNTSQLNDKQLTELRRDKIGFIFQQYYLIPTLTALENVELPMVFKGIPKVERVKRAKELLSLVGLGDKLNRKPNELSGGEQQRVAIARALANGPSILLCDEPTGNLDTKSGRVVMDIIKRLNDERGVTVVLATHDPSLKVYADRVITIRDGAIC; encoded by the coding sequence ATGATCGAGCTAATTGACGTCTACAAGGTTTACAAGGTGGGATTGCACGAAGTTACTGCATTGAGAGGAATAAATCTCAAAATCGAAGATGGAGAGTTTGTCATCGTAATGGGCCCATCTGGCAGTGGAAAATCTACGCTACTGTATCTCATGGGTTGCTTAGATAAGCCCACTAGAGGCGAGGTACTAATAGATGGGCTCAACACATCTCAGCTTAACGATAAACAGCTAACCGAACTTAGAAGAGACAAAATCGGTTTCATATTTCAGCAATATTATTTAATACCTACTCTGACGGCTTTGGAAAACGTTGAGTTGCCGATGGTGTTTAAAGGTATTCCTAAAGTTGAAAGGGTAAAGAGGGCCAAAGAACTTCTGTCCTTGGTAGGTTTGGGCGATAAGCTTAACAGAAAGCCCAACGAGTTGAGTGGCGGGGAACAGCAGAGAGTAGCAATTGCAAGGGCTTTAGCTAATGGACCTTCCATTCTTTTGTGCGATGAACCTACTGGAAACCTCGACACAAAAAGCGGTAGAGTTGTTATGGATATTATCAAGAGGCTGAATGACGAAAGAGGAGTTACGGTCGTCTTAGCAACTCACGATCCCTCACTTAAGGTTTACGCTGACAGAGTAATAACGATTAGGGATGGTGCGATATGCTGA
- a CDS encoding sirohydrochlorin chelatase, whose amino-acid sequence MIGLIILGHGSNLPDYRKVVEMHRERLEKLGIFEEVRTAYVIEEPKLTDVLRDMRSKKVLVVPLFIAYGEHLREIEKALSEFGDKVVICDPIGESELVTYAILISALRRINVLSFE is encoded by the coding sequence ATGATCGGATTGATAATTTTGGGTCATGGGAGTAACTTGCCCGATTACAGAAAAGTTGTCGAGATGCACAGAGAGAGATTAGAGAAGCTGGGAATATTTGAGGAAGTTAGAACAGCGTACGTAATAGAAGAGCCAAAGCTTACAGATGTTTTAAGGGATATGCGGAGCAAAAAAGTTCTGGTAGTTCCTCTGTTCATAGCGTACGGAGAACACTTGAGAGAAATCGAGAAAGCCTTATCAGAATTTGGTGACAAGGTTGTTATCTGCGATCCCATCGGGGAGAGTGAACTCGTAACCTACGCAATCCTAATCTCTGCTCTGAGAAGGATAAACGTTTTAAGTTTTGAGTAA
- a CDS encoding nucleotidyltransferase domain-containing protein gives MRFRDFIEVDNHLFSVLKGGDKIICVLRYVPNGDRVRGKNTYRKIKHSEAYRYLREFYNDGLHYIPLERVEKHYDAMKLLPEICERDECVKKVANFFNLEKMGVTGSRLIGLSKEDSDVDFVLYDECFNVGREKIRKGLEKGDLESPDLEKVYEKRNVALPYEIFVVHERRKYNKAIIDGVSFDILYAGRDANIVKGEKVGKVEVRGKVIQARPFEYPAVYKLPDCDILCYTHTFVGQAFEGEFIEARGILEIINGRKVVIIGSRRDIEDEYVVSLTLLEREGMIDDFEMWKRI, from the coding sequence ATGAGATTCAGAGACTTTATTGAAGTCGATAATCACTTATTCTCAGTCTTAAAAGGTGGAGATAAAATAATATGTGTCCTTAGATACGTTCCAAACGGCGATAGAGTAAGAGGCAAAAATACTTACAGGAAGATCAAACATTCGGAAGCTTACAGATATCTTAGAGAGTTCTACAACGATGGACTGCACTACATTCCGCTAGAGAGAGTTGAGAAACATTACGATGCTATGAAACTCTTGCCAGAGATTTGCGAGAGGGATGAATGCGTTAAAAAGGTTGCAAACTTCTTTAACCTCGAAAAGATGGGTGTAACTGGATCGAGACTTATAGGACTGTCCAAGGAAGATTCGGATGTTGATTTTGTTCTTTACGACGAATGCTTTAATGTTGGAAGGGAGAAAATAAGGAAGGGTCTGGAGAAAGGAGATTTGGAGAGTCCTGACCTCGAAAAAGTTTATGAAAAAAGAAACGTGGCGCTCCCGTACGAGATTTTTGTTGTTCACGAGAGAAGGAAGTACAATAAGGCCATTATCGACGGTGTTAGTTTTGATATACTCTATGCTGGTAGAGATGCTAATATTGTTAAGGGCGAGAAGGTTGGAAAAGTTGAAGTTAGAGGGAAGGTCATTCAAGCTAGGCCTTTTGAATATCCTGCAGTTTACAAACTCCCTGACTGTGATATCTTATGTTACACTCACACATTCGTCGGTCAAGCTTTCGAGGGAGAATTTATAGAAGCTCGCGGAATACTCGAAATTATTAATGGTAGGAAGGTAGTTATTATTGGAAGTAGAAGAGATATTGAAGATGAGTACGTTGTTTCGCTAACCTTACTTGAAAGGGAGGGGATGATCGATGACTTCGAGATGTGGAAGCGAATATAA
- a CDS encoding ABC transporter permease, whose amino-acid sequence MLIELALRNLKRIKVRSALAIVGIIIGVMAISSIGIFGESLKASILENFKDIANEVIIMPDYTHGYTSIDEKTLEKLKRITYAEILPIKSDSALVSYKDKKTYLTVYGIDSKDAEKFFEVEEGSYKGCLVGSNVAEYFKLRVGSKIEIEGREFRVGGILRQEARFDINPNFAIILPTEDFDKLFDKEGYTMVIVKVDEIENIDNLKEYIKSVINRKESKVSVFEMRSIIEGINRAFAQITLFLMAIAGVSLLVAGVSILNIMLMSTIERTKEIGIMRAIGAYRETILKLFLTEALILGLIGSIIGGCLSFLGGYVIDMLILKTTKYVFQPSSVFYVVLGISFGTATAVLSALYPAWKASRLEPIQALRYE is encoded by the coding sequence ATGCTGATTGAGTTGGCTCTGAGAAACCTTAAGAGGATCAAAGTTAGGAGTGCTTTAGCGATTGTTGGGATAATTATCGGCGTGATGGCAATAAGCTCGATTGGGATATTTGGTGAGAGTTTAAAGGCCTCCATTCTTGAAAACTTCAAGGATATAGCTAACGAAGTTATCATTATGCCAGACTACACTCATGGTTACACATCCATAGACGAAAAAACTTTGGAAAAACTAAAACGAATTACTTATGCTGAGATATTACCAATCAAGAGCGATTCCGCTTTAGTTAGCTATAAGGACAAGAAAACATATTTGACAGTTTACGGAATTGATTCGAAGGATGCTGAGAAGTTTTTTGAGGTTGAGGAAGGTAGTTATAAAGGATGTTTAGTTGGTAGTAATGTTGCAGAGTATTTTAAGCTTAGAGTCGGGTCTAAGATCGAGATAGAAGGAAGGGAATTCAGGGTTGGGGGGATTTTGAGGCAAGAGGCGAGATTCGATATCAATCCGAATTTTGCCATAATACTGCCCACGGAAGACTTCGACAAGCTTTTCGATAAAGAAGGATACACCATGGTAATAGTAAAGGTAGATGAGATAGAAAACATAGACAATCTCAAAGAGTACATCAAGAGCGTGATAAACCGAAAGGAGAGCAAGGTTTCGGTTTTCGAGATGAGGAGCATAATAGAAGGTATAAACAGAGCTTTTGCTCAGATAACACTCTTTCTTATGGCGATAGCTGGCGTATCACTTCTAGTAGCTGGTGTGAGCATCTTGAACATAATGTTGATGTCAACAATCGAAAGAACGAAAGAAATAGGAATTATGAGAGCTATTGGTGCGTACAGAGAAACCATACTCAAGCTCTTCCTAACCGAAGCTCTAATTTTAGGTTTAATAGGTAGTATTATTGGCGGTTGTTTAAGCTTCTTGGGTGGTTACGTGATAGATATGCTCATTCTAAAGACTACCAAATACGTTTTTCAACCTTCTTCCGTCTTTTACGTTGTATTAGGAATATCATTCGGAACCGCTACAGCCGTACTAAGCGCACTCTATCCAGCTTGGAAAGCTTCACGTCTTGAACCAATTCAAGCCTTGAGATACGAGTAA
- a CDS encoding site-2 protease family protein — translation MKDTLRREIERFAIVYHVEEKGDVVRFHLQPIDFEGLKRLLEDLTTDYDVRVNSKLGQFVIELKRYRERIWINLVLLIATFASTTVMGAGMFERFDLIGGITYSVAIMFVLGFHEMGHYIFARKWGMRTSLPYFIPFPSIIGTLGAVIKHRGRIPNRKALFDVGVSGPLFGIFASMLVTYIGLKMEFKPIYRGEFTLMLGTPPLFEAIARLAGFNGTYIHPVAFAGWVGMFVTFLNLIPVGQLDGGHILRAMIGEMAEDVYKILPIILIILGLVTNSSLWLFWGFITMFFAMQRHPKPMVDEPIDLKRYVIGILTFALGLACFTPHPFSVTKG, via the coding sequence ATGAAGGATACGTTGAGAAGAGAGATTGAGAGGTTTGCAATAGTCTACCATGTTGAAGAGAAGGGAGATGTTGTAAGGTTTCACCTTCAGCCAATAGACTTCGAAGGCTTGAAAAGGCTGTTAGAGGATTTAACTACAGATTACGATGTAAGAGTTAATTCTAAGTTAGGTCAGTTCGTAATCGAGTTGAAAAGGTATAGAGAAAGAATCTGGATAAACTTAGTCCTTCTCATAGCAACATTCGCATCAACGACTGTGATGGGTGCTGGGATGTTTGAAAGATTCGATTTAATTGGAGGGATAACGTATTCTGTTGCTATAATGTTTGTTCTCGGATTTCACGAGATGGGCCATTATATCTTTGCAAGAAAATGGGGAATGAGGACATCTCTACCATATTTCATACCCTTTCCAAGCATTATAGGTACTTTGGGAGCAGTTATAAAGCATAGAGGTAGAATTCCGAACAGGAAGGCTCTGTTTGATGTTGGAGTATCTGGCCCCCTTTTTGGAATATTCGCATCGATGCTTGTAACTTACATAGGCTTGAAAATGGAGTTCAAACCGATCTATAGAGGCGAATTTACGCTCATGCTCGGAACTCCACCACTGTTTGAAGCGATTGCAAGGCTTGCCGGGTTTAACGGGACTTACATACATCCCGTAGCTTTTGCTGGTTGGGTTGGCATGTTTGTTACTTTCCTTAACCTCATACCCGTCGGACAGCTCGACGGAGGGCATATATTGAGGGCGATGATAGGTGAAATGGCTGAAGACGTTTACAAAATTCTTCCGATAATCTTGATAATTCTAGGTCTTGTAACGAATTCATCTCTGTGGCTTTTTTGGGGTTTTATAACGATGTTTTTTGCTATGCAGAGACATCCAAAGCCGATGGTTGATGAACCTATAGATTTGAAGAGATATGTGATAGGAATTTTAACTTTCGCTCTCGGTCTTGCCTGCTTCACTCCCCATCCCTTCAGCGTTACTAAAGGCTAA
- a CDS encoding COG1361 family protein, producing MKKILPILILLAIIQTASAQIVKIEITPQTLLPNDVADCKLTFTAQHDTYVSGITLISPTEVQVTPSSISGVGWISTGYTYEFPFTIKAKESGTYTLTAYVHTLNGTIKQSITIRVLDRMPEIVLDKTILTLNEVNTVHFTVISPLDIRNVVVQPLFKADPQIISVQSGKGSFKFEPTKPQSLKFKISFYNGKNYHEVVRTVNVSYMSSKGVVLNVTPKYHATTIGDVIPIDVEVANLRGDTIYSIEVTANFSKKQFQIPVLKSSEVARVKFDFYSETSGEKIIRVDVRYKDEFGNIHYEHKLLTIRVMNETALQFSGIEIERSLSGLTLTGEVCNVGKSEAYNIYVIANSNGVTKTYYIDSLEPSDFDTFEFTFKNHSRVIILELKWSNEVGEILETEEVVEIPMESFNVKTSSETDYVAIGVSVCVLVFVILLIVLAWRRK from the coding sequence TAGTGAAAATTGAGATAACACCTCAAACTCTACTACCTAACGATGTTGCGGATTGCAAGTTAACGTTTACAGCCCAACACGATACATACGTTAGCGGAATAACCTTGATTTCTCCTACAGAAGTTCAGGTTACGCCCTCTTCAATATCAGGAGTAGGCTGGATATCAACTGGCTATACCTACGAGTTTCCTTTCACGATAAAGGCCAAGGAGAGCGGAACTTACACGCTAACGGCCTACGTTCATACATTAAATGGGACTATAAAGCAATCGATAACGATCAGAGTTCTCGATCGAATGCCCGAGATAGTTTTAGATAAGACAATACTCACGCTCAATGAAGTAAACACAGTTCATTTTACTGTGATCTCTCCACTTGACATAAGAAACGTTGTAGTTCAACCGCTTTTCAAAGCAGACCCTCAAATAATATCCGTTCAGAGTGGGAAAGGCTCCTTCAAGTTTGAACCTACGAAACCTCAATCTTTGAAGTTCAAGATCAGCTTTTACAACGGGAAAAACTACCATGAGGTGGTTAGAACAGTTAATGTGAGCTATATGAGTAGTAAGGGCGTAGTGCTGAACGTTACACCGAAGTATCATGCAACTACGATAGGAGATGTAATCCCAATCGATGTAGAGGTTGCCAACTTAAGGGGAGATACAATCTACTCAATAGAGGTGACTGCCAACTTTTCGAAAAAGCAATTCCAAATTCCTGTACTGAAGTCGAGCGAAGTTGCTAGAGTTAAATTCGATTTCTATTCGGAAACATCGGGTGAAAAGATAATCAGGGTAGACGTTAGATACAAAGACGAGTTCGGTAATATTCATTACGAACATAAATTGCTCACGATAAGAGTTATGAACGAAACGGCATTGCAGTTCAGCGGTATCGAAATTGAAAGGAGTTTAAGCGGATTAACTTTGACCGGGGAAGTTTGTAACGTAGGAAAGAGCGAAGCTTACAACATTTACGTCATTGCAAATTCGAATGGAGTTACTAAAACGTATTATATAGACAGCTTGGAACCTTCAGACTTCGATACGTTCGAATTCACATTCAAAAATCACTCGAGAGTCATTATTCTGGAGTTAAAGTGGAGCAACGAGGTTGGAGAAATTCTTGAGACGGAAGAAGTTGTAGAAATCCCAATGGAAAGTTTTAACGTAAAGACTTCGAGCGAGACAGACTATGTCGCAATCGGAGTTAGTGTCTGTGTTCTAGTTTTCGTTATACTTCTAATAGTCTTGGCGTGGAGAAGAAAATGA
- a CDS encoding ferredoxin domain-containing protein, which yields MIEKEENLRSEAVRISALLMAISARTAPKSKGIDDLEIVYVSGEDKDRIADKMIELAKEKGEGWKRDGESLKKAEGILVIGVKGDKSLGLNCSACGFRDCKEFENAVRVKGDYDGPNCVFKILDLGIALGSAVKLASIINVDNRIIYRIGVVAKMLGIVKSTVALGIPLACTGKNPFFDRK from the coding sequence ATGATCGAGAAAGAGGAAAACCTTAGAAGCGAAGCGGTAAGAATTTCTGCCCTTCTCATGGCCATTTCAGCAAGAACTGCACCAAAATCAAAGGGTATAGACGATTTGGAGATAGTATATGTGAGTGGTGAAGACAAGGATAGAATTGCCGATAAAATGATAGAGTTGGCTAAGGAGAAAGGTGAAGGATGGAAGAGAGACGGAGAAAGCTTGAAGAAGGCTGAAGGGATTCTAGTAATTGGCGTTAAGGGAGACAAATCTTTAGGATTGAACTGTTCAGCATGCGGCTTCAGAGACTGTAAGGAATTTGAGAATGCAGTTAGGGTTAAGGGAGATTACGACGGGCCAAACTGTGTTTTCAAAATACTGGATTTAGGAATTGCACTAGGTTCTGCTGTGAAGTTAGCGAGTATTATTAACGTTGATAATAGAATAATATACAGAATTGGAGTTGTCGCGAAAATGCTTGGTATAGTTAAATCAACCGTAGCCTTGGGGATTCCCTTGGCTTGTACGGGTAAGAATCCGTTCTTTGATCGAAAATGA
- a CDS encoding HVO_0476 family zinc finger protein, giving the protein MKVVEYCDVCEDETEHELIRPEKNLYRCRVCGSVRQIIPEREIEIKAIISTSGESEVGRVRAKESEMLRVGEEVVVETGEEVKVGEITALELKDRKRVEIAEAKDVYTVWLRNVSEVDVKFSLHKGAVTTPYKMRTTGETEFEVGERINIDNFIFRITRIKKLDGKLLKKRGDRAKAKEIKRIYAIFERKV; this is encoded by the coding sequence ATGAAGGTAGTCGAATACTGTGATGTTTGTGAAGATGAAACGGAACACGAACTCATAAGGCCCGAGAAGAATCTGTACAGGTGTAGGGTTTGCGGTAGTGTGAGGCAGATAATTCCTGAGAGAGAGATCGAAATAAAGGCGATAATAAGTACCAGCGGAGAAAGCGAAGTGGGTAGAGTTAGGGCTAAGGAGAGCGAGATGCTCAGGGTTGGGGAGGAGGTCGTAGTAGAGACTGGAGAGGAAGTTAAAGTGGGGGAAATAACGGCTTTGGAACTCAAAGATAGAAAGAGAGTTGAAATTGCGGAGGCAAAGGATGTCTATACAGTCTGGTTAAGGAACGTCAGCGAGGTCGATGTGAAGTTCAGTTTGCACAAGGGTGCGGTAACAACACCTTACAAGATGAGAACTACCGGCGAAACTGAGTTTGAAGTGGGAGAGAGAATAAACATTGACAACTTCATATTCAGAATAACGAGGATAAAAAAGCTCGATGGAAAACTTTTGAAGAAGAGAGGTGACAGGGCAAAAGCCAAGGAAATAAAGAGAATATATGCCATATTCGAAAGGAAGGTATGA